A window of the Gossypium arboreum isolate Shixiya-1 chromosome 2, ASM2569848v2, whole genome shotgun sequence genome harbors these coding sequences:
- the LOC108467111 gene encoding transcriptional elongation regulator MINIYO: MEKKQEQRSGHKTKRNEGKVASLKVFASSSIDGDDASSLVGSIIEKGIVSNNDISKPIQPPRLSVLPFPVARHRSHGPHWTPRSDNRNVVEEDDEDETGFANFDPISVFAEPIRRKEKKNLDLSHWKEAMQGDDLSQRKGRETNQSDVGKTERQMMDGKAMKDLGNKSMLSNSFGAHADVASMDVESHLNAHRPLAKAEEAMRSELTASSVTGMDLDDSLQLQKEEHVKDHDSEIFSKESGTMVVDGQVMVKRMCHNDSANVEFRRMEKIDTMAPEQFHNLGNGRGSMSLESEIDAENRARLGNMSPEEIKEAQAEILLKMDPALLNLLKKRGQEKLKKQIDTHSNQAAESQLGIRCENQSNNAMKAPNIDSNNPTVTTSSNITKSGLDNGVKQNVDSASGSLWDAWSQRVEAVRELRFSLDGTVVENDFVQIPEIRGDIVAERDFLRTEGDPGASGYTIKEAVVLTRSMIPGQRALALHLLASVLDKALRNIYLNPIGSTPADKDNVDSTVDWEAVWAFALGPEPELILSLRMSLDDNHNSVVLATAKVIQCVLSCDINQSFFDLLEKTAIDMRGTYTAPIFRSKPEIDVGFLHGGFWKYSAKPSNVLLYGDNIVEDETEGKHTIQDDIVVAGQDFAAGLVRMGILPRIRYLLEIEPTAPLEECLISVLVAIARHSPMGVNAIMKCQRLVQTVVHRFTANSNMDVYPSKIKSVCLLKVLAQSDRKNCAEFVENGIFQAMTWQLYKNAYSLEQWLKLGRENCKLSSVLMVEQLRFWKVCIQYGYCVSYFSNILPALYLWLNPPTIRKLVENNVLGEFASISMEAYLILESLARTLPNFYSHKILSDGIAERADDNVETWSWSHAGPMVDLALKWISFKSRLIDSQDEIIGISIFHDKSSSPLLWVYSAVMHMLSRVLEKVIPEDAMGLQDDGYVPWLPDFVPKVGLEIIRNGFLSFTRVNTAEYGTNLAAGSSFIEQLCSLRKQSVFETSFASLCCLHGFFQVFIYINNLIQLAKTVVCNPSQACSLSQEENILAKGILVESLFELRCVFDIFSKLVASEWQIVQSIEIFGRGGPAPGVGLGWGASGGGFWSKSVLLAQTDAWLLSQLLDIFQTVSIEVLSLDDERTFTREIILSALGLCLISGPRDKVIVEKALDVMLQVPVLKYLDLCIQHFIQGNGRIKLYGWEYKEDDYMLFSEILASHFRNRWLSNKKKLKASSVDRTSRSNAFLETIPEDLDTSMMSRDQNCTSLMMEWAHQRLPFPMHWFLSPISTLCDSKHAGLGRVSDIQNIVQDPGDIVELSKAGMFFLLGLEALSTFLSADVVSPIWSVPVIWKLHSLSIILLIGMAVLEDEKTRDVYESLQELYGQLLDEIRSKGRSQTISNMSTSLTPETENKINVEFLRFQSEIHESYSTFIDTLVEQYAAVSFGDLTYGRQVAIYLHRCVEAPVRLAAWNALSNSHVLELLPPLQKCLGEAEGYLEPVEENEAILEAYVKSWVSGALDKAATRGSVAFTLVLHHLSSFVFSSHKSDKPLLRNKLVKSLLRDNARKKQHEGMMLQFIEYMKPSSVTKAEKEEGLTMESSNVEGRLERLKEACEGNPSLLTLVDKLKSSCLKQ; encoded by the exons ATGGAGAAGAAGCAGGAGCAACGAAGCGGCCATAAAACCAAAAGGAATGAAGGAAAAGTTGCTTCTTTGAAGGTATTTGCTAGCAGTTCAATCGATGGAGACGATGCTTCCAGCTTAGTTGGGAGCATAATCGAAAAGGGAATTGTTTCGAACAATGATATTAGTAAACCCATTCAACCCCCTCGCCTCTCAGTGCTTCCTTTCCCTGTTGCACGCCACCGCTCTCATGGTCCT CATTGGACTCCAAGAAGTGATAACAGAAATGttgttgaagaagatgatgaagatGAAACTGGATTTGCTAACTTTGATCCTATATCGGTTTTCGCTGAACCTATACGGAGGAAAGAGAAAAAGAATTTGGATCTTAGCCATTGGAAAGAGGCAATGCAGGGTGATGATCTTTCCCAGAGAAAGGGAAGGGAAACAAACCAGTCAGACGTAGGGAAAACTGAAAGACAAATGATGGATGGAAAAGCCATGAAAGATCTAGGCAATAAAAGCATGTTGAGTAACTCCTTTGGTGCACATGCAGATGTAGCCTCCATGGATGTAGAATCACATCTAAATGCCCATAGGCCTTTAGCTAAAGCTGAAGAAGCCATGAGGAGTGAATTGACTGCTAGTTCAGTCACTGGAATGGACCTAGATGACTCACTTCAGTTACAAAAAGAAGAGCATGTTAAAGATCATGATTCTGAAATTTTCAGTAAAGAATCAGGAACGATGGTTGTTGATGGCCAGGTCATGGTGAAAAGAATGTGTCATAATGATAGTGCCAATGTGGAATTCAGGAGAATGGAGAAGATAGATACCATGGCTCCAGAGCAATTCCACAACTTAGGAAATGGACGCGGGTCCATGTCTCTTGAGAGCGAAATTGATGCTGAGAATCGTGCCCGATTAGGGAACATGTCACCTGAAGAAATAAAAGAAGCACAGGCTGAGATTTTGCTGAAGATGGATCCTGCTTTGCTAAACTTACTGAAAAAACGAGGCCAAGAGAAATTAAAGAAGCAAATTGACACACACTCAAATCAGGCTGCTGAGAGTCAACTTGGAATTAGATGTGAAAATCAGTCAAACAATGCTATGAAAGCTCCAAATATAGATAGCAATAATCCCACGGTCACAACAAGCTCAAACATTACAAAGAGTGGCCTTGACAATGGTGTAAAGCAGAACGTAGATTCCGCAAGTGGCAGTTTGTGGGATGCTTGGAGCCAGAGAGTTGAGGCTGTTAGGGAATTAAGGTTTTCCTTGGATGGGACTGTTGTTGAAAATGATTTTGTTCAGATACCAGAGATAC GAGGTGATATTGTTGCTGAACGTGACTTCTTACGAACAGAGGGAGATCCTGGTGCTTCAGGTTATACAATTAAAGAAGCAGTTGTACTCACAAGAAGCATG ATTCCAGGTCAACGGGCCCTTGCATTGCATCTCCTTGCATCTGTGCTTGATAAGGCATTACGTAATATTTATCTCAATCCAATTGGCTCTACTCCGGCTGATAAGGACAATGTTGACAGCACTGTTGACTGGGAAGCTGTTTGGGCTTTTGCACTGGGCCCAGAACCTGAGCTAATCTTATCATTAAG GATGTCGCTTGATGATAACCACAATTCTGTAGTTTTAGCAACAGCCAAAGTTATTCAGTGCGTATTGAGCTGTGATATAAATCAGAGTTTCTTTGATCTTTTGGAG AAAACAGCAATTGACATGAGGGGTACTTATACTGCTCCTATATTTCGGTCTAAACCAGAGATTGATGTTGGTTTCCTTCATGGTGGATTTTGGAAATACAGTGCTAAACCTTCAAATGTTCTTCTTTATGGAGATAATATTGTGGAAGATGAAACTGAAGGGAAGCATACAATTCAGGATGACATTGTTGTTGCTGGACAAGATTTTGCTGCTGGTTTGGTTAGGATGGGAATCCTTCCGAGGATTCGATATCTTTTGGAG ATAGAACCAACTGCACCTTTGGAAGAATGCTTGATTTCAGTACTAGTTGCAATAGCAAGACATTCCCCAATGGGTGTGAATGCTATAATGAAGTGCCAAAGATTAGTTCAAACTGTTGTTCACCGATTTACTGCAAATAGCAATATGGATGTTTATCCATCTAAGATCAAATCTGTTTGCCTTTTGAAG GTGCTAGCACAATCTGACAGGAAGAACTGTGCAGAGTTCGTAGAGAATGGGATTTTCCAGGCTATGACATGGCAATTatataaaaatgcttactctttGGAGCAATGGTTGAAATTGGGAAGAGAAAATTGTAAACTTTCATCTGTGTTAATGGTTGAACAACTACGTTTTTGGAAGGTCTGCATTCAGTATGGGTATTGTGTGTCATACTTCTCCAACATTCTTCCTGCCTTGTACTTGTGGTTGAATCCGCCTACAATTAGAAAACTGGTTGAGAACAATGTTTTAGGTGAATTTGCTTCCATCTCTATGGAGGCATACCTTATTCTAGAATCCTTGGCCAGAACACTTCCAAATTTTTATTCACACAAAATTCTAAGTGATGGAATAGCTGAAAGAGCTGATGACAATGTGGAGACCTGGTCTTGGAGCCATGCCGGACCAATGGTTGATTTAGCTCTGAAGTGGATTTCATTTAAGTCTAGATTAATTGATTCTCAGGATGAAATAATTGGAATCTCTATTTTCCATGATAAATCTTCCTCTCCTTTATTGTGGGTATACTCAGCTGTTATGCACATGCTTTCCAGAGTGCTTGAAAAAGTGATCCCTGAGGATGCCATGGGCCTGCAAGATGATGGTTATGTGCCATGGTTGCCAGATTTTGTTCCTAAGGTTGGACTTGAAATTATTAGAAATGGTTTTTTGAGCTTTACACGTGTGAATACTGCAGAATATGGAACTAATCTGGCTGCAGGTAGTTCTTTTATCGAGCAACTCTGTTCTTTAAGGAAGCAAAGTGTATTCGAAACATCATTTGCTTCTCTATGTTGCCTTCATGGCTTCTTCCAGGTTTTTATATACATTAACAATTTGATCCAGTTGGCTAAGACTGTGGTCTGTAATCCTTCTCAAGCATGCAGTTTATCACAAGAAGAGAACATACTTGCAAAGGGGATACTGGTGGAATCTTTGTTTGAATTGAGATGTGTGTTTGATATTTTCTCAAAGTTAGTTGCTTCAGAGTGGCAAATTGTGCAGTCAATTGAGATTTTTGGTAGAGGAGGCCCTGCTCCTGGTGTGGGGCTTGGATGGGGAGCCTCTGGTGGAGGATTTTGGTCAAAATCTGTTTTATTGGCACAAACAGATGCATGGTTGCTCAGTCAATTGCTTGACATCTTCCAGACTGTCTCTATAGAAGTATTATCCTTAGATGATGAGAGGACCTTTACCAGAGAAATAATCCTTTCAGCTTTAGGATTATGTTTAATTTCTGGACCAAGAGACAAGGTTATTGTGGAGAAAGCGTTGGATGTTATGCTTCAAGTACCTGTGCTAAAGTACCTTGACCTTTGCATTCAGCATTTTATCCAGGGTAATGGGAGGATAAAATTATATGGGTGGGAATATAAAGAAGATGACTATATGCTCTTCAGTGAGATATTAGCTTCTCACTTTAGAAATAGATGGTTGTCTAATAAGAAAAAATTGAAAGCCTCAAGTGTCGATAGAACATCAAGGAGTAACGCTTTTCTAGAAACCATACCAGAAGACCTGGACACATCAATGATGAGTCGAGATCAAAACTGCACTTCATTGATGATGGAATGGGCCCACCAGAGACTGCCTTTTCCAATGCACTGGTTTCTTAGTCCAATATCAACCTTATGCGATAGCAAACATGCTGGGCTGGGAAGGGTCTCTGATATACAAAATATTGTGCAGGACCCTGGTGATATAGTTGAACTTTCTAAAGCTGGAATGTTTTTCCTTTTAGGTTTGGAAGCCTTGTCCACTTTCTTATCTGCAGATGTTGTTTCACCCATTTGGAGTGTTCCAGTAATCTGGAAACTACATTCATTATCCATCATATTACTCATTGGAATGGCTGTGCTTGAAGATGAGAAGACTAGGGATGTTTATGAGTCTTTGCAAGAGCTATATGGACAGCTTCTTGACGAGATAAGGTCTAAGGGAAGAAGTCAAACTATTTCAAATATGTCTACCAGTTTAACACCAGAGAcagaaaataaaattaatgtgGAATTTCTGAGGTTTCAATCAGAGATTCATGAAAGTTACTCAACATTTATTGATACTCTTGTTGAGCAGTATGCTGCTGTATCTTTTGGTGATTTGACCTATGGTCGACAAGTTGCAATATATTTACACCGTTGTGTCGAAGCTCCTGTTCGACTTGCTGCCTGGAATGCATTATCTAATTCTCATGTCCTTGAACTTCTTCCACCATTGCAGAAATGCCTGGGTGAGGCTGAAGGATACCTTGAACCTGTTGAG gaGAATGAAGCGATTTTGGAAGCTTATGTGAAGTCATGGGTGTCTGGTGCCCTTGACAAAGCTGCAACTCGAGGATCAGTCGCATTCACATTAGTTCTGCATCACCTTTCATCTTTTGTTTTCAGCTCTCATAAAAGTGACAAGCCATTGCTACGGAATAAGCTTGTGAAGTCTCTACTGCGAGACAATGCCAGGAAGAAGCAGCACGAG GGAATGATGCTGCAGTTCATCGAATATATGAAGCCATCGAGTGTTACAAAGGCCGAAAAAGAGGAAGGTTTGACAATGGAGAGTAGCAATGTAGAGGGAAGGTTGGAAAGACTGAAGGAAGCTTGCGAGGGAAATCCCTCTCTTCTCACACTTGTTGACAAACTTAAGTCTTCTTGTCTGAAACAATAG
- the LOC108466545 gene encoding F-box protein SKIP23-like, whose product MADWSQLPQELLVLIAERLEARFDVVRFRSVCCSWRSSVPPKLYPFRPTYRRTRGRLEESLSHITRYTFYLLRSSRGDETKAPACWLVKIREGSRGVKMQLLNPFSDSKLESLPRNFPKVLDLTNFQVIELGHQYIGLYNVYIDHPLEPLCYDYRKKVVLQQSSTNCDDFIIFASFRCPAFLRSGEKEWTVLEHVYDIQDIISFNEKFYAIDLNGKTRVIDQSLNVSFLPHVGSPRSRKFLVKSHDNLLAVEMLSNPDKGVGFRVFRMSEEDHKWDEMESLRDRILFLGFYGAVSAPASEFYWGKGNLIFYPGGLFDSPHDPDPEFRLVFVFDLETGTACPLENCPAYCNLFWPPPQWVTYSESVIFLTEVISNSTHSISSATLENECMSPESSFALSPTAITPKRVTYLAGKEVGSEQPSPRSKCSFKFCCF is encoded by the coding sequence ATGGCAGATTGGTCTCAACTCCCACAAGAGCTTCTAGTTCTAATAGCCGAACGCCTTGAAGCCCGATTTGATGTTGTCAGATTCCGATCTGTCTGCTGTTCGTGGCGTTCctctgttccaccaaaactttaCCCTTTTCGACCTACATATCGCCGAACCCGAGGTAGACTTGAGGAGTCTCTGAGCCATATCACCAGATATACCTTTTACCTTTTAAGATCGTCTCGCGGCGACGAAACAAAAGCACCTGCTTGCTGGTTGGTCAAAATCAGAGAAGGAAGCCGCGGTGTCAAAATGCAACTGTTGAATCCTTTTTCAGATTCTAAGCTGGAATCTCTTCCAAGAAACTTTCCAAAGGTATTGGATTTAACCAACTTTCAAGTCATTGAATTGGGTCATCAATATATTGGTCTGTATAATGTGTATATTGATCATCCTTTAGAGCCCCTATGCTACGACTACAGAAAAAAAGTAGTTCTGCAGCAGTCAAGTACCAATTGTGATGATTTTATAATATTTGCGTCTTTCCGATGCCCGGCTTTTCTGAGGTCGGGAGAAAAGGAATGGACTGTGCTTGAACATGTGTATGACATTCAGGATATTATTTCATTTAATGAGAAATTCTATGCCATTGACCTAAATGGCAAAACTAGAGTCATTGACCAATCTTTAAACGTTAGTTTCCTACCACATGTAGGCTCTCCCCGTAGCAGAAAGTTCTTGGTTAAGTCCCATGATAATTTGTTGGCTGTTGAAATGCTTTCCAATCCAGATAAGGGTGTTGGTTTTAGAGTGTTTAGGATGAGTGAAGAAGATCACAAGTGGGATGAGATGGAAAGTTTAAGGGATCGGATTTTATTTCTGGGTTTTTATGGAGCAGTTTCAGCGCCAGCTTCTGAATTCTATTGGGGTAAAGGAAACCTCATCTTCTATCCCGGAGGCCTCTTCGACTCTCCACATGATCCTGACCCTGAATTTAGACTTGTCTTTGTGTTTGATTTAGAAACTGGTACTGCCTGCCCTTTAGAGAATTGCCCTGCCTACTGTAACTTGTTCTGGCCACCTCCACAATGGGTAACTTATTCAGAATCAGTGATTTTTTTGACTGAAGTTATAAGCAACTCTACTCATTCGATAAGTTCTGCTACACTAGAAAATGAATGCATGTCTCCTGAATCCAGTTTCGCTCTCTCTCCAACAGCAATTACCCCAAAAAGAGTAACTTATCTGGCAGGAAAAGAAGTCGGCAGTGAGCAACCCTCTCCAAGGTCAAAGTGCAGCTTCAAATTCTGCTGTTTCTAA
- the LOC108466149 gene encoding F-box protein SKIP23-like, whose amino-acid sequence MADWSRLLPELVVLIAKCLEARFDILRFRSVCSSWRSSVPLPPKLNPLLPTNLPLPRRGRGEWSLSYISVNTLYLIRSSRANQTEAPTCYYNVFHVRDLGRSEIGRKEWIVLENVGCLGDIISFNGKFYAIDGNGRTIAIDQSLNVRFLPHVECSRASRCRKFLVKSVDNLLFLEMFWEAGNVVRVRVLRMNEEEHKWDEMDSLSLRDRILFMGFHEAISAPASEFGWGRGNLIFYPENLSDYPGFGNHEYGIWYKYMLVFDLETGTASRLENCPAYRNLFWPPPEWVTSSTEVISNSAHSITSATSKSECTYLEPDLAISPTANTLKIVTSSASKEVGTEHPSPSSKCSFKFCFF is encoded by the exons ATGGCAGATTGGTCTCGACTCCTGCCGGAACTTGTAGTTCTAATAGCCAAATGCCTTGAAGCCCGATTTGATATTCTCAGATTCCGATCCGTCTGCTCTTCATGGCGTTCCTCTGTTCCACTCCCACCAAAACTTAACCCTTTATTACCCACAAATCTCCCTTTACCAAGGCGTGGTAGAGGTGAATGGTCTCTGAGCTATATTTCCGTAAACACCCTTTACCTTATTAGATCGTCTCGCGCTAACCAAACAGAAGCCCCAACTTGCTA TTATAATGTTTTCCATGTTCGGGATCTCGGCCGTTCTGAGATCGGGAGAAAAGAATGGATTGTGCTTGAAAATGTGGGTTGCCTTGGGGATATTATTTCATTCAATGGGAAATTCTATGCCATCGACGGAAACGGAAGAACTATAGCCATTGACCAATCTTTAAACGTTAGGTTCCTACCACATGTAGAGTGTTCCCGCGCTTCCAGATGCAGAAAGTTCTTGGTTAAGTCCGTTGATAATTTGTTGTTCCTAGAAATGTTTTGGGAAGCGGGGAATGTGGTTCGTGTTAGAGTTTTGAGGATGAATGAAGAAGAGCACAAGTGGGATGAGATGGATAGTTTGAGTTTGAGGGATCGGATCTTGTTTATGGGTTTTCATGAAGCAATATCCGCGCCAGCTTCGGAATTTGGTTGGGGTAGAGGAAACCTCATCTTCTATCCGGAAAATCTCTCCGACTATCCAGGATTCGGTAATCATGAGTATGGAATTTGGTATAAATATATGCTTGTGTTTGATTTAGAAACAGGTACAGCCAGTCGCTTAGAGAATTGCCCTGCCTACCGTAACTTGTTTTGGCCACCTCCAGAATGGGTAACTTCTTCCACTGAAGTTATAAGCAACTCCGCTCATTCCATAACTTCTGCTACATCAAAAAGTGAGTGCACGTATCTTGAACCCGATTTAGCCATCTCTCCAACAGCAAATACCTTGAAAATAGTAACTTCTTCTGCAAGTAAAGAAGTCGGCACAGAGCATCCATCTCCAAGCTCAAAGTGCAGCTTCAAATTTTGTTTTTTCTAA